Proteins from a single region of Rana temporaria chromosome 5, aRanTem1.1, whole genome shotgun sequence:
- the LOC120939696 gene encoding forkhead activin signal transducer 3-like: MDYPRHFWDPLYKPVPEPHSIERILANTENSPGEANGGPKKPNATDERNKKCKKKNYQRYAKPPYSYLAMIALVIQTSPERKLRLSQVLQEVSTLFPFFKGDYQGWKDSIRHNLSSNKCFRKVLKDPLKPQAKGNYWTVDVSRIPAEAMKLQNTAATRQETYPHDLAPYILHGQPYRPFHFQNPHLSQNNTAVRGEAEAQSPVPTQSPSVHPASTFPMILWNLPTSYSTCVAPNVVAPPSIHPLVLYSNFSSLPLCNYMSSPYSSSTYAERRDVYPPNLRPPMSPSPRPSEARNSLSDFPPNTTVFDVPMYSPHGSYMSPQHMYGQYLSDGGAYGQHLSQVGVYPGYRPSGY; encoded by the exons ATGGATTACCCAAGACATTTCTGGGACCCCCTCTACAAGCCAGTCCCCGAGCCACACAGCATAGAGAGGATCCTGGCCAACACGGAGAACTCTCCTGGGGAGGCCAACGGAGGCCCCAAAAAGCCAAACGCTACCGATGAGCGCAACAAGAAATGCAAGAAGAAGAATTATCAACGCTACGCCAAGCCACCCTACTCTTACTTGGCCATGATCGCCCTCGTCATCCAAACTTCCCCCGAGAGGAAACTCAGACTGTCCCAG gTTCTCCAAGAGGTCAGCACCCTCTTCCCTTTCTTCAAGGGGGATTACCAGGGCTGGAAGGACTCCATTCGACACAACCTCTCCTCCAATAAATGCTTCCGAAAG GTCCTGAAAGATCCGCTGAAGCCGCAGGCTAAAGGCAACTATTGGACGGTAGATGTGAGCCGAATTCCCGCCGAAGCCATGAAGCTGCAGAATACGGCGGCCACCCGTCAGGAAACCTACCCTCATGACCTGGCTCCTTATATCCTGCATGGACAGCCCTACAGACCTTTCCATTTTCAGAACCCTCATCTTTCGCAAAACAATACTGCGGTCAGAGGAGAAGCAGAGGCTCAGTCCCCAGTACCAACCCAGTCCCCAAGTGTACATCCCGCCTCAACCTTCCCAATGATCTTGTGGAACCTTCCAACGTCCTACTCAACTTGTGTGGCCCCTAATGTGGTGGCCCCTCCCAGCATACACCCTCTGGTGCTTTACTCCAACTTCTCCTCACTCCCTCTATGTAACTACATGTCCTCACCATACTCAAGCTCCACCTATGCGGAGCGGAGGGATGTCTACCCCCCCAATCTGAGACCTCCAATGTCTCCCTCGCCTAGACCCTCTGAAGCCAGGAATTCCCTGTCCGACTTCCCACCCAATACAACGGTCTTTGACGTCCCCATGTATTCCCCACATGGGAGCTACATGTCACCTCAACACATGTATGGGCAGTATTTATCTGATGGTGGCGCATATGGGCAGCATTTATCTCAAGTCGGGGTGTACCCAGGGTACAGACCCAGCGGTTACTGA